Proteins encoded in a region of the Rothia mucilaginosa genome:
- a CDS encoding type II secretion system F family protein: MKREETSRGSLRERWAEHLAGPASAEEMRMWPLMLRTLALNLRAGIPLQEAVHADPGTGQFAQFGQNEPVPDAGKMHAKKITARKSAGKSAQARRARGFSPLSEDYGQKRCAEDIRRFTQALATLTSWGAPAHLACAQLLENSSRMRPHSRDRLYDLQLSLRMSESAGAPLATSLERAAEHAEERIDALLGRQSALAAPRATGRILSWLPLLGLGLGVLMGSDPVGVLTGSILGALTGLFGLGLAFAGRRWTAALVHRAEVESTRAGHTGGEQALNAPTVDTALVLELLAAQLRAGLAPLAALGTLAEALNSRPLYTVCQRLQMGSSWGSAWSGSAAGTFGELRDALAPAYTGGAPSTALLLSLADAHRLSERRAAERAAGKLSVALVVPLGLCSLPAFICLGIVPIIISLLPTLTG, from the coding sequence ATGAAAAGGGAAGAAACGAGTCGAGGAAGCCTTCGCGAACGCTGGGCTGAGCACCTCGCCGGACCCGCCAGCGCCGAGGAAATGCGCATGTGGCCGCTCATGCTACGCACCCTCGCCCTGAACCTGCGCGCCGGCATTCCCCTGCAGGAGGCGGTGCACGCCGACCCTGGCACCGGGCAGTTTGCACAGTTCGGGCAAAACGAACCGGTGCCGGATGCGGGGAAAATGCACGCGAAGAAAATAACAGCCCGGAAAAGCGCTGGGAAAAGCGCCCAAGCTCGACGGGCACGAGGCTTCTCGCCCCTTTCCGAAGACTACGGGCAAAAGCGGTGCGCCGAAGATATTCGCCGCTTCACGCAGGCGCTCGCCACGCTTACCTCCTGGGGTGCCCCCGCGCACCTCGCCTGCGCCCAGCTACTCGAAAACAGCAGCCGGATGCGCCCGCACAGCCGCGACCGCCTGTACGACCTGCAGCTGAGCCTGCGTATGAGCGAGAGCGCCGGTGCGCCGCTCGCCACGAGCCTGGAACGCGCCGCAGAACACGCCGAAGAACGCATCGACGCGCTCCTGGGGCGGCAGAGCGCCCTTGCCGCGCCGCGTGCCACTGGCAGGATTCTCTCCTGGCTGCCGCTACTCGGCCTGGGGTTGGGTGTGCTCATGGGAAGTGACCCCGTGGGCGTGCTGACCGGCTCCATCCTCGGGGCGCTTACCGGTTTGTTCGGGCTGGGGCTCGCCTTCGCCGGGCGCCGCTGGACCGCCGCGCTCGTGCATCGGGCGGAGGTGGAGAGCACACGAGCTGGGCATACAGGAGGCGAGCAGGCCTTGAATGCACCGACTGTTGATACCGCTCTCGTACTGGAACTACTCGCCGCGCAGTTGAGAGCCGGGCTTGCACCGCTCGCCGCCTTGGGTACTCTCGCTGAGGCGCTCAACAGCCGACCCCTGTATACGGTCTGCCAGCGCCTACAGATGGGCAGTAGCTGGGGGAGCGCCTGGTCGGGCTCCGCGGCGGGAACCTTCGGTGAGCTTCGGGATGCGCTCGCTCCCGCCTACACGGGTGGCGCACCCAGCACTGCGCTGCTGCTCTCCCTTGCCGATGCGCACCGCCTCAGCGAGCGCCGCGCGGCAGAACGCGCCGCCGGAAAGCTCTCCGTAGCGCTCGTGGTACCCCTCGGGCTGTGCTCGCTGCCCGCCTTTATCTGCTTGGGTATTGTGCCCATCATCATTTCGCTACTACCCACGCTGACGGGCTAA
- a CDS encoding NUDIX hydrolase encodes MSAPEQSVQPEQAVQPEQAGQDAQHPAQQALAALAAGGVEFDVQALLRSAPASPLSKEAAVLILFGVLDNSPSTGEFEGCPENVSADLDVLLLVRAATLRSHAGQPAFPGGKIDPEDYALAETTGEPVAHIAALREAVEETGLDPAGVQILGQLHTLPLPISNFMVTPVIGWWNSPVPVEVVDHNESALIARVPVRDLLNPANRHTAYVKRGRTSHRTPAFEVRMPGGEEFTVWGFTAILLDRIFDSLGWTVPWDTKKMRPAPGYEE; translated from the coding sequence ATGAGCGCACCCGAGCAGTCGGTGCAACCCGAACAGGCGGTACAGCCCGAACAGGCGGGACAGGATGCACAGCACCCCGCCCAGCAGGCGCTGGCGGCTCTCGCAGCAGGCGGCGTGGAATTCGACGTGCAAGCCCTGCTGCGCAGCGCACCCGCCAGCCCCCTGAGCAAAGAAGCCGCCGTGCTGATTCTCTTCGGCGTGCTCGACAACTCGCCCTCCACCGGCGAATTTGAAGGCTGCCCCGAAAACGTCAGCGCCGACCTGGATGTACTGCTCCTCGTGCGTGCCGCAACCCTACGCTCACACGCCGGTCAGCCCGCCTTCCCCGGCGGCAAAATCGACCCCGAAGACTACGCGCTCGCCGAAACCACCGGCGAACCTGTCGCCCACATCGCCGCCCTGCGCGAGGCGGTTGAAGAAACCGGGCTCGACCCCGCCGGCGTGCAGATTCTCGGCCAGCTGCACACCCTGCCGCTACCCATCAGCAACTTCATGGTCACCCCCGTCATCGGCTGGTGGAACAGCCCCGTGCCCGTCGAAGTCGTCGACCACAACGAGTCCGCGCTCATCGCCCGCGTGCCCGTGCGCGACCTGCTCAACCCCGCCAACCGACACACCGCCTACGTCAAACGCGGCCGCACCTCACACCGCACCCCCGCCTTCGAGGTGCGCATGCCCGGCGGCGAAGAATTCACCGTGTGGGGATTCACCGCGATTCTGCTCGACCGGATCTTCGACTCGCTCGGCTGGACCGTGCCCTGGGATACGAAAAAGATGCGCCCGGCACCCGGTTACGAGGAATAA
- a CDS encoding TadE family type IV pilus minor pilin encodes MNAHVNLGAWARALPAGKAGAKPALSTPHKSPAEEGVITAEFAVALPAVTVVLALCLGAASTGVAQLKVEESARTAARAAARGDSEAQIRSAVSRIDPAQSVQISVSPDDVVVTEAGRAREVHVRVSRPAPGVIGSATGWVLRADAHARVEAGAENDAENGAGHEGE; translated from the coding sequence ATGAACGCTCATGTGAATTTGGGTGCTTGGGCACGCGCTCTCCCTGCAGGAAAAGCCGGGGCGAAACCGGCGCTCTCGACCCCGCACAAGAGCCCGGCAGAAGAGGGCGTGATTACCGCCGAATTTGCGGTCGCCCTACCCGCCGTGACGGTGGTGCTCGCCCTCTGCCTGGGCGCCGCCTCCACGGGGGTTGCGCAGCTGAAGGTGGAGGAGTCCGCGCGAACGGCCGCACGAGCCGCCGCCCGCGGAGACTCCGAGGCGCAGATTCGCTCCGCCGTCAGCCGCATCGACCCGGCGCAGAGCGTGCAGATTTCCGTTTCTCCTGATGATGTAGTCGTGACAGAGGCGGGGCGCGCCCGGGAAGTGCACGTGCGGGTGAGCCGCCCCGCCCCCGGTGTGATTGGTTCGGCAACCGGCTGGGTGCTGCGGGCGGACGCCCACGCCCGCGTTGAAGCCGGCGCTGAAAACGATGCTGAAAACGGTGCGGGTCATGAAGGTGAGTAG
- a CDS encoding CpaF family protein, with product MNPAMNPSDNPAGHPANNPGSPNGCPPRAAQGVNQPGAQNTGVQNTRTHSLPALLIPEDYRARAVALHARELILRSPQMSAIALGGFSAGFSAGPSNGFSAGVEKAGERPPTEGVAAAGSPNAASAAGGGLLQESQPLREILENAVDAAIYAIDGGHLGNASAEGTGVAKPRKFRTKTVQPAPASWSYPSVEYVPVNRQTALRYLAAELYGLGALDLLLDEGQRAGTITDIYVNSPCDIWVGINGTTRPVALSLGNERRVRDLAERLIRRHGGQLDAAHPAADISDEHGRRIHAIIPPLSERTRLSVRLPSRERPTLAQLQDAGLCDEATAAYLRRMIAERRGFLISGGTGTGKTTLLNALLGLCTPQERLILLEDTPELAPQHEQVIALKTRAANSEGAGEIGLGELIVQALRMGPDRLVVGECRGAEVVHLLTAMNTGHRGAGTTLHANSAQAVPLRLCALGALAGLDSRTVALHTATAFECIIHLEHRDGHRRIEGIYSLHPAVEGSEEYLQVRRISVGSEVGY from the coding sequence ATGAACCCCGCCATGAACCCCTCCGACAATCCCGCCGGGCACCCTGCCAACAATCCCGGTAGCCCCAACGGTTGCCCGCCGCGTGCCGCACAGGGCGTGAATCAGCCGGGCGCACAGAATACGGGCGTCCAGAACACCCGCACGCACTCGTTACCCGCCCTGCTCATTCCCGAAGACTATCGCGCCCGCGCCGTCGCCCTGCACGCCCGCGAACTGATTCTGCGTTCGCCGCAGATGAGCGCTATCGCCCTGGGCGGTTTTAGTGCCGGGTTCAGTGCCGGACCCAGTAACGGATTCAGCGCCGGAGTCGAGAAGGCAGGGGAGCGGCCGCCCACAGAGGGTGTAGCTGCCGCGGGCAGTCCAAACGCTGCGAGTGCCGCGGGCGGTGGGTTACTCCAAGAATCCCAGCCCCTCCGCGAGATTCTCGAAAACGCCGTGGACGCGGCAATCTACGCCATTGACGGCGGACACCTGGGGAACGCGAGCGCAGAAGGAACGGGCGTGGCGAAGCCCCGAAAATTCCGCACCAAAACGGTGCAACCCGCGCCCGCCTCCTGGAGCTACCCCAGCGTGGAATACGTGCCCGTCAACCGGCAGACCGCGCTGCGCTACCTCGCCGCGGAACTCTACGGCCTCGGTGCCCTCGACCTGCTCCTCGACGAGGGGCAACGCGCCGGAACCATCACCGATATCTACGTGAACTCGCCCTGCGATATCTGGGTGGGCATCAACGGAACCACCCGCCCCGTGGCGCTAAGCCTCGGCAATGAGCGGCGCGTGCGTGACCTCGCCGAGCGGCTCATCCGCAGGCACGGCGGACAGCTGGATGCCGCGCATCCGGCAGCTGACATTAGCGACGAGCACGGCAGGCGCATCCACGCGATTATCCCGCCGCTGAGCGAACGCACCCGGCTCTCCGTGCGCCTACCCTCCCGCGAGCGCCCTACCCTGGCGCAGCTGCAGGACGCGGGGCTGTGTGATGAGGCGACCGCCGCCTATCTGCGCCGCATGATTGCCGAGCGCCGCGGGTTCCTGATTAGCGGCGGTACCGGCACCGGCAAAACCACTCTGCTCAACGCCCTGCTGGGGCTGTGTACGCCGCAGGAGCGCCTTATTTTGCTCGAAGACACCCCGGAGTTGGCGCCGCAACATGAGCAGGTGATTGCCCTCAAAACCCGTGCCGCGAACTCCGAAGGTGCCGGCGAAATTGGGCTGGGTGAGCTGATTGTGCAGGCGCTGCGCATGGGCCCGGATCGGCTCGTGGTCGGCGAGTGTCGCGGTGCGGAGGTGGTGCACCTGCTGACCGCCATGAATACCGGTCACCGCGGAGCTGGAACGACCCTGCACGCCAATAGTGCGCAGGCGGTGCCCCTGCGTCTGTGCGCCCTGGGTGCGCTCGCCGGGCTGGATAGTAGAACGGTCGCTCTACATACGGCGACGGCTTTTGAATGCATTATCCACCTGGAACACCGGGACGGACACCGCCGTATCGAGGGTATCTACAGCCTGCACCCCGCAGTTGAGGGGAGCGAAGAGTATCTGCAGGTCAGGCGTATTTCTGTGGGCTCCGAAGTTGGGTACTAG
- a CDS encoding bifunctional 3'-5' exonuclease/DNA polymerase, producing MYVLLSPATGAGITAQTGTSAHPVTSAIAAGASPRGAQPVTSWGAFHFSAPTAEQLQDPTFIPRITRADRVSAANLPAYVREVERQAADSVQARFPRWIWADTRHVDPLLLHRGVRVHLCHDLRLVQRILATAATHPSDFVEYSPVLDLADLREAVEPQGYLPVARQIQGQEELFGADFLSAPATSSAAPADSSADSSPDFLEAAPHEPFAPQLAAGPVTLLPEHPVVRVLMREWLAQARAISESRHPERLRLLAAAESAGTLVAAEIGYYGIPFNVQAHHEHLCELLGPRPVPGERPQKMQELAEQIQRMLFMPSLNPDSPQDLLRALQSAGVSVKSTRSWELKSWADAIPAQRQKRWAMIDPILRYKKLYRIWTANGWTWADTWVSEGAFRPHLEVGGAATGRWGASGGGALQLPAEIRQAVQAPEGQVLTVTDGSQIEPRILAALSRDEALASAGRGADLYAGIAELARLKGVGLTERSHAKVGMLAIMYGGRSGEIGALLPHVAALFPQAMEFTERAARIGEAGGQVTTFLGRTSPPVDERFREIVADRSSPAAESRAVSTARAHGRMTRNFIVQGTAAEWALCWMGAVRSRLLSERIFGMPMRTRIVYFLHDELLLCGPELEADRVERIVREGAAEAARLLFGRVPVDFPVSVARVRNYADGK from the coding sequence ATGTACGTTCTGCTCAGTCCTGCCACCGGCGCGGGTATTACCGCCCAGACCGGCACCTCCGCGCACCCGGTCACGTCGGCTATTGCCGCGGGTGCGTCCCCGCGCGGTGCTCAGCCGGTGACCTCGTGGGGTGCTTTTCATTTTTCGGCGCCGACCGCTGAGCAGTTGCAGGACCCGACCTTTATTCCGCGGATTACGCGCGCGGATCGGGTGAGTGCGGCAAATCTTCCGGCGTATGTGCGAGAGGTAGAGCGGCAAGCGGCAGATTCGGTACAGGCGCGTTTCCCCCGCTGGATTTGGGCTGATACCCGCCACGTTGACCCGCTGCTTCTGCACCGCGGGGTGCGGGTGCATCTGTGCCATGATTTGCGTCTGGTGCAGCGAATTTTGGCGACTGCCGCTACGCATCCGAGCGATTTTGTGGAGTACAGCCCGGTGCTGGATCTTGCTGATCTGCGTGAGGCGGTGGAGCCTCAGGGGTATCTGCCGGTGGCGCGGCAGATTCAGGGTCAGGAGGAGCTGTTCGGCGCTGATTTTTTGAGTGCCCCCGCCACCTCTTCCGCCGCACCCGCCGATTCCTCTGCAGATTCCTCCCCCGATTTCCTGGAGGCGGCACCTCACGAGCCTTTTGCCCCGCAGTTGGCGGCAGGCCCGGTGACTCTGCTTCCGGAGCATCCGGTGGTGCGTGTGCTGATGCGTGAGTGGTTGGCGCAGGCGCGCGCTATTAGCGAGTCGAGGCACCCGGAGCGGTTGCGTCTTTTGGCGGCGGCTGAGTCTGCCGGTACGTTGGTGGCGGCTGAGATTGGTTATTACGGCATCCCATTTAATGTGCAGGCGCATCATGAGCATCTGTGCGAGTTGTTGGGTCCGCGCCCGGTGCCGGGTGAGCGTCCGCAGAAGATGCAGGAGTTGGCGGAGCAGATTCAGCGCATGCTGTTTATGCCGTCGTTGAATCCGGATTCGCCGCAGGATCTTTTGCGTGCTTTGCAGTCTGCGGGGGTTTCGGTGAAGTCTACGCGTTCGTGGGAGTTGAAGAGTTGGGCGGATGCGATTCCGGCTCAGCGGCAGAAGCGTTGGGCGATGATTGACCCGATTCTGCGCTATAAGAAGCTGTACCGTATTTGGACTGCTAACGGCTGGACGTGGGCTGATACCTGGGTTTCTGAGGGGGCGTTCCGCCCGCATCTTGAGGTGGGTGGAGCCGCGACCGGGCGCTGGGGCGCTTCCGGCGGTGGTGCGTTGCAGCTGCCTGCGGAGATTCGTCAGGCGGTGCAGGCGCCGGAGGGTCAGGTACTGACGGTGACGGATGGCTCGCAGATTGAGCCGCGCATTCTGGCGGCGTTGAGCCGTGATGAGGCGCTCGCTTCGGCGGGTCGTGGCGCTGACCTATATGCGGGTATTGCCGAGTTAGCGCGTCTGAAGGGTGTGGGTTTGACGGAGCGTTCCCACGCGAAGGTGGGCATGCTGGCGATTATGTATGGCGGCCGCAGCGGTGAGATTGGTGCCCTGTTGCCGCATGTGGCGGCGCTTTTTCCGCAGGCGATGGAGTTTACGGAGCGTGCGGCTCGTATTGGTGAGGCGGGCGGTCAGGTGACGACTTTTTTGGGTCGTACGTCCCCGCCGGTGGATGAGCGTTTCCGTGAGATTGTGGCTGATCGGTCTTCGCCGGCGGCTGAGTCGCGTGCGGTGTCGACTGCACGTGCGCACGGGCGTATGACCCGCAATTTTATTGTGCAGGGTACGGCGGCGGAGTGGGCTCTGTGCTGGATGGGCGCGGTGCGTTCTCGTCTGTTGTCGGAGCGGATTTTTGGTATGCCGATGCGCACCCGCATTGTGTATTTTTTGCACGATGAGCTTCTGCTGTGTGGTCCCGAGCTGGAGGCGGATCGCGTGGAGCGTATTGTGCGTGAGGGCGCTGCGGAGGCGGCGCGTCTGCTCTTCGGTCGGGTTCCGGTTGATTTTCCGGTGTCGGTGGCGCGGGTGCGCAACTACGCGGACGGCAAATAA
- a CDS encoding DUF4244 domain-containing protein codes for MTNTLCEAIRHDLHPVGAPVNAPAGAPREIQPAALGAVQGAETQTILGPVPLSVAIATTMKQLREECPELFNDAELLSDAELNHTGPRIDPNEMEIDMNTNSLSPEQALTIARALAEGCTLDECGATCRSLGEHAPGCTEYVPAESDDKVLEEYAPAGDPEEGASTAEYGIVMLAAVGFAGLLVLILKSDEVRSMLMDIVRNALSIAGNTGLL; via the coding sequence ATGACGAACACCCTCTGCGAAGCAATCCGCCACGACCTGCACCCCGTCGGCGCTCCGGTAAACGCCCCGGCCGGTGCTCCGCGTGAAATTCAGCCCGCCGCGCTCGGTGCCGTGCAGGGCGCTGAAACGCAGACCATTCTGGGTCCCGTGCCGCTGTCCGTTGCCATTGCAACCACCATGAAGCAGCTACGCGAAGAATGCCCCGAGCTCTTCAACGATGCCGAGCTTTTGAGTGATGCTGAGCTGAACCACACCGGCCCCAGGATTGACCCTAACGAAATGGAGATTGATATGAACACGAACAGCCTGAGCCCCGAGCAGGCGCTGACCATTGCCCGTGCGCTCGCCGAGGGCTGCACCCTGGACGAATGCGGCGCCACCTGCCGCAGCCTGGGTGAGCACGCGCCCGGCTGCACCGAATATGTACCAGCTGAGAGCGACGATAAGGTACTCGAAGAGTACGCCCCGGCGGGGGACCCGGAGGAGGGCGCCTCCACCGCGGAGTACGGCATTGTGATGCTCGCGGCGGTCGGTTTCGCGGGTCTGCTGGTGCTGATTCTCAAGTCAGATGAGGTGCGTTCCATGCTCATGGATATTGTGCGTAACGCCCTGTCGATTGCGGGCAATACGGGGCTGCTCTAG
- a CDS encoding Rv3654c family TadE-like protein, which produces MGPTPKTASENQYPEAGSGTVLALTIIAALLVMTVVIAGLIGVVSANRRASAAADLSALAAADAYRGLTEGDPCAVAADLAERHGAHLESCTFPDRPETVEVTVAVPVAGPMGMLGPARVRARAGAEHPEEGRPEEEHAAGNVEELSPDEVAELEEELEAAQDSAPEPPAPESSAESENPVEPENPPEPENLTD; this is translated from the coding sequence ATGGGTCCCACCCCGAAAACAGCCTCCGAGAATCAATACCCCGAAGCGGGTAGCGGCACCGTCCTTGCCCTCACCATTATTGCCGCGCTACTGGTGATGACCGTGGTAATTGCCGGGCTCATCGGGGTGGTGTCCGCGAACCGAAGGGCGTCCGCAGCCGCCGATTTAAGTGCGCTCGCGGCGGCGGACGCCTACCGCGGGCTCACTGAGGGGGACCCGTGTGCGGTGGCGGCGGATCTTGCCGAACGCCACGGCGCGCACCTGGAATCCTGTACTTTTCCGGATCGCCCCGAAACGGTGGAGGTGACGGTCGCCGTCCCTGTCGCAGGGCCCATGGGGATGCTGGGCCCGGCGAGGGTACGTGCCCGCGCCGGGGCTGAGCACCCCGAAGAAGGGCGCCCCGAAGAAGAACACGCGGCGGGCAACGTGGAGGAGCTGAGCCCCGATGAGGTAGCCGAGCTGGAGGAAGAGCTGGAAGCTGCGCAGGACTCAGCGCCCGAGCCTCCCGCACCAGAAAGCTCCGCAGAATCAGAGAATCCAGTTGAGCCAGAAAACCCGCCTGAGCCAGAAAACCTAACCGACTAG
- a CDS encoding DEAD/DEAH box helicase, with protein sequence MEPMPHSSPSQNTNQHPEQRSEQQPTQQPEQGQSAARPKTLRYRELPASAQQVLAPLLPEAERTGTLPEQVTHIHTIAAREASYAPWPQWLHPRVVEAFESLGIAEPYAHQVQAANAAHAGLDAALAVSAARYGWQAGRIEGSAATRTEDANGTGSGGHVIVATGTASGKTLSYLMPTLDAVYRASCGEPVSSTSAYSGAENLNNRANVLYISPAKALSADQLTALTSYNLPGLHAASYDGDTPVGERRWIREHANFILTTPDMLNYSILSNHRQWASFLRGLRYVVLDEAHSYRGVFGAHIANLLRRLRRVCALYRTVPVFYGASATSSNPVESFSKLIGVPQRAVTAITESTSARGETTVVLWEPEFMPPKAHDQLAKGARSTQQQAVQSKAEQEAPCRVSPVEQGAQMLTDLVLSRTRSLVFAGSRRSVEILSQKTQRYLDEVEAGLAHRVAAYRAGYTPEERRELERKLRNGELLGLASTSALELGIDISGLDAVLVAGWPGTRASFMQRVGRAGRSGQDALAVLIADDNPLDTYLVHHPEAIFGQEVEATVFDPTNPYVLSPQLCAAAQEAPIRAEELSLFGPHTAALLDRLVQQGYLRRRPDGWYWTHAESAAELVDIRGTGGGPYQLIDAEDGTLVGTMDAAHAMSQGHPGAIYIHQNAQYVVESLSEGERVILLSRVYPDYYTRAIESTEVRILAERARVSYGAQNIVGEAVPGESAPSESALEEPVPDAQQLAPLTMHRGQVQVTDQVTGYRRFSVYGGEYLGEEAQPMPPEVLMTEAVWFTFEPSYLFSAGVAEEDSPGTLHAAEHAAIGLLPLIATSDRWDLGGLSTLLHVDTGRPTIFVYDAAPGGAGISERGFNAVHQWLSATLEAIESCGCENGCPSCVHSPKCGNRNEPLSKHGARALLQAMLQSMAEA encoded by the coding sequence ATGGAACCCATGCCGCACAGCAGCCCTTCGCAGAACACCAACCAGCACCCTGAACAGCGCTCCGAGCAGCAGCCTACACAGCAACCCGAGCAGGGGCAGTCTGCGGCGCGCCCAAAAACGCTACGTTACCGCGAGCTGCCCGCGAGCGCCCAGCAGGTGCTGGCGCCCCTACTGCCGGAGGCGGAACGCACCGGAACCCTGCCCGAGCAGGTGACCCATATTCACACCATTGCCGCGAGGGAGGCGAGCTATGCGCCGTGGCCGCAGTGGTTACATCCGCGTGTGGTGGAGGCTTTTGAATCGCTCGGTATTGCCGAGCCCTACGCCCATCAGGTGCAGGCGGCGAACGCCGCCCATGCGGGCCTTGATGCGGCGCTGGCGGTGAGTGCGGCGCGCTACGGTTGGCAGGCGGGGCGTATTGAGGGGTCGGCGGCAACGCGCACCGAAGACGCGAATGGTACCGGCAGCGGCGGGCACGTGATTGTGGCGACGGGCACGGCATCGGGCAAGACCCTAAGCTACCTGATGCCCACGCTGGATGCCGTTTACCGAGCTTCGTGCGGTGAACCGGTGAGCTCAACTTCCGCGTATTCTGGGGCGGAAAATCTCAATAATAGAGCGAACGTTCTCTACATTTCGCCGGCGAAAGCACTCTCCGCCGACCAGCTCACCGCCCTCACCTCCTACAACCTACCCGGACTCCACGCGGCAAGCTACGACGGCGACACCCCCGTCGGCGAACGCCGCTGGATCCGCGAACACGCCAACTTCATCCTCACCACCCCGGACATGCTCAACTACTCGATCCTGAGCAACCACCGGCAGTGGGCATCCTTCCTGCGAGGACTGCGCTACGTGGTGCTCGACGAGGCGCACAGCTACCGCGGCGTTTTCGGCGCGCACATCGCCAACCTGCTGCGCCGCCTACGCCGCGTCTGCGCGCTCTACCGCACCGTGCCCGTGTTCTACGGCGCCTCCGCAACCAGTTCCAACCCGGTCGAGTCTTTCTCCAAGCTCATTGGCGTGCCGCAGCGGGCGGTCACCGCCATTACCGAGTCCACCTCCGCACGCGGTGAAACCACCGTCGTGCTCTGGGAGCCCGAATTCATGCCGCCCAAGGCGCACGATCAGCTCGCCAAGGGCGCCCGCAGCACCCAACAGCAGGCGGTCCAGTCAAAGGCAGAGCAGGAAGCGCCGTGCCGCGTCTCCCCCGTGGAGCAGGGCGCGCAAATGCTCACCGACCTGGTGCTTTCCCGCACCCGCTCGCTGGTTTTCGCCGGTTCGCGCCGCAGCGTAGAAATCCTCTCGCAGAAGACCCAACGCTACCTCGACGAGGTGGAGGCGGGCCTCGCCCACCGCGTCGCCGCATACCGCGCCGGGTACACCCCCGAAGAGCGCCGCGAACTCGAACGCAAACTCCGCAACGGCGAACTGCTCGGCCTGGCGAGCACCTCCGCGCTGGAGCTGGGCATCGACATCTCCGGACTGGACGCCGTACTCGTGGCGGGCTGGCCGGGTACCCGCGCCTCCTTCATGCAGCGCGTGGGCCGCGCGGGTCGAAGCGGTCAGGACGCGCTCGCCGTGCTCATTGCCGACGACAACCCGCTCGACACCTACCTGGTGCACCACCCGGAGGCGATTTTCGGGCAGGAGGTTGAGGCGACCGTTTTCGACCCGACAAACCCGTACGTGCTCTCCCCGCAGCTGTGCGCCGCCGCGCAGGAGGCACCCATCCGCGCCGAAGAACTAAGCCTCTTCGGACCGCACACCGCCGCCCTGCTGGATCGGCTGGTGCAACAGGGATACCTGCGTCGCCGCCCGGACGGCTGGTACTGGACGCACGCCGAATCAGCCGCCGAGCTGGTCGATATCCGCGGCACCGGCGGCGGACCCTACCAGCTCATCGACGCCGAAGACGGCACCCTCGTCGGCACCATGGACGCCGCGCACGCCATGAGCCAGGGGCACCCGGGCGCAATCTACATTCATCAGAACGCGCAGTACGTGGTTGAATCCCTCAGCGAGGGCGAGCGCGTGATTCTGCTCAGCCGCGTCTACCCGGACTACTACACGCGCGCCATTGAGAGCACCGAGGTGCGTATTCTGGCGGAGCGTGCGCGGGTTAGTTACGGTGCGCAAAACATCGTTGGGGAAGCGGTTCCCGGTGAGTCCGCTCCCAGCGAGTCTGCTCTTGAAGAGCCCGTTCCCGACGCACAGCAGCTCGCCCCACTCACCATGCACCGCGGGCAGGTTCAGGTCACCGACCAGGTCACCGGCTACCGGCGGTTCTCCGTCTATGGCGGCGAATACCTGGGCGAAGAGGCACAACCCATGCCGCCGGAAGTGCTCATGACCGAGGCGGTCTGGTTCACCTTCGAGCCCAGCTACCTGTTCAGCGCGGGCGTGGCCGAAGAGGACAGCCCCGGCACCCTGCACGCCGCCGAACACGCCGCCATCGGACTGCTGCCACTCATCGCCACCAGCGACCGCTGGGACTTGGGTGGACTCTCCACGCTGCTTCACGTGGACACCGGCAGGCCCACCATTTTCGTCTACGACGCCGCACCCGGCGGCGCTGGCATTAGCGAACGCGGCTTCAACGCGGTTCACCAGTGGCTGAGCGCCACTCTCGAAGCCATCGAAAGCTGCGGATGCGAAAACGGCTGCCCCTCCTGCGTGCACTCGCCCAAATGCGGCAACCGCAACGAGCCGCTCAGCAAGCACGGCGCGCGGGCGCTACTGCAGGCGATGCTGCAGAGCATGGCGGAGGCGTAG